TCCAAGGCGTTCGGCTTGCTGTTGTTCTGCCGGCATCGAGTGAGTGGGTGcgtgagtgagtgagtgagtaTGAGTGGCAAAGGTTTCAATACGGTTTCTAGCTTCAGCGGTGATGGCCAGAGTCGGGCATCGGAGGCAGTGGCGCATGACGTCAGGGACGCGTTGGGCCTCTTGGACGGCTCAACCAACAAATGCATATTCCGGGCCATGAAATCTACACGTCTCACGTCTCACGTCTCACGTCTACACGACTACACGACATTTAGCAACACTGCTTGACCCGGCGGCAGAGACACGAGCTCTCGATCTTGACGTCCGCCccagcgagcgcgaggtccAAATCGCGCTTGATCTTTCTCGCCTCTTCCGTCCGTCCCAGCTTGACCAGACACTCATGGTATCCGTGTAGCGCCCAGACATTATTCGGGTGTCGGAGGGCGCGGGGGAGGGTAGTGACGAACCCTAGATCCTCAGCATACGCGATTgcggcctcgtcaacccGGCCCTgttcgaggaggagggcgccgTACGCGTGCCGTGGAGGTTGCATCCATCCCCACGGCTCGGCGTAGATCAGGTTATCGCAGAGTTGGATAGATTTGCGGAGATGGGCAAAGCCCACCTCAACATTACCAGAGCGATACTCAATCTCGCCACTCAGCATCTCCTCTCCGACATCAAAGATATCGGACCATTCGTTGGGTACCGCCTGGCGACCGGGCTGGATTCTCTTACGCGCGGCCCTAAACTCTTGCCGCTCAGCCCGGGCTTCATCCAATCGgtcggtgagggcgagagcaATCGCGCGGCCGTAGTGTATCGTCGTAGTTGTGACCGAGTAGAACGCCCGATCCTCGGGGAATGGATATGACAGAAGATCGGCCCAGCGCCCGAACCGCACCAAGATATGGACGCGGAAAGTGAGGAATCCCTCCAACCAGTCCGCGATGGGCGGGTTGGGAGTACGCATAAAGTCGTCTGGGAGCCAGTATTCCATTCTGTCGCACGCCTTTAAAGCGGGCTGCAGGCGGCCAGCAAACATGCCCGCATACACCGTGAAACTGGCATTATGCAACGTGTAGAACTGGTAAAAGTCCCTCGGGTCGCCATGTACCATATActtgtcgtcggcggccatggcgtcgtcggcgccggtGATTACGCGCGCATAGTCGCCGATTAGGAGGTCGATGTGGCCAGGCATGTGGCGGAGGTGTCCGGCGTCGGGGACTAGGTCGCGCAACGCATCGGAGGCGGGTAAGGCTGCTTCGGGGGTGGGAGAGAGCTCCATAAGATGAATGTACTTGTGCAGTACGCCGGGGTGGGTCATGCCGCCCTCAGCTGCCAGAGCGCTGTCCAAGACCTCTTTGATCCTGAGCGTCTGTGAGTCCTCTCGCGGCGCGCCTGTTGTCAACTTCCGCTGCTTATTCCCCCGGAGCCTGCTTACCTGTCTGGAGATCCCAGAGCTCCCATGGCGCAATGGCCATCATAGCGTCTGCGTATACGACCGCAATGTCGAGGTGATCCCCAAACTGCTCGTAGACATTAGCCATGGCGGCGATATACGCCTGGTTCCAGGAGGGAAAGTCTTTCGCCGTCCCActgggggaggggaagcgggtggtgagggcgacgcAGAGGGCCTTCTCAACTGGATCCTTAGCGAGTTTGGATGCGTGCGCCGCAGCATCATGGGCGATGGGGAGTGCCTcagccagctcgtcgggcGTGAACATTGCCCACCACTTGTTATAATTTGGCCCCATGGCATACGAGAGACCCCAGTAGGCCATGGCCAAGGTCGGGTCACAGTGGATAGCGTACCGGAAACACCGCTCGGCTTCGAGGTGGTGAAACCCGTAGGTCCAATTCAGGCCACGGTCGAACCATTTCTGGGCTGCGGCGGACGTGGTCTTCACCTTGAGCGAGTACGTCCCCAGGTCGTACGGATACGTTTCTGGTGGCGGGAGCCCAAAGTCGCTCGTGGTCATGGTAAATGGAGAATGCAGAGTACAAGGGACCTGACTGACGGACACAAAGGAACCGGCATTTGTATTACGCGTGGCGCGGTGGTGGGCTGCACATTATGGAGATGGCCGATC
Above is a genomic segment from Cutaneotrichosporon cavernicola HIS019 DNA, chromosome: 1 containing:
- a CDS encoding uncharacterized protein (to TIGR gene model), whose amino-acid sequence is MTTSDFGLPPPETYPYDLGTYSLKVKTTSAAAQKWFDRGLNWTYGFHHLEAERCFRYAIHCDPTLAMAYWGLSYAMGPNYNKWWAMFTPDELAEALPIAHDAAAHASKLAKDPVEKALCVALTTRFPSPSGTAKDFPSWNQAYIAAMANVYEQFGDHLDIAVVYADAMMAIAPWELWDLQTGAPREDSQTLRIKEVLDSALAAEGGMTHPGVLHKYIHLMELSPTPEAALPASDALRDLVPDAGHLRHMPGHIDLLIGDYARVITGADDAMAADDKYMVHGDPRDFYQFYTLHNASFTVYAGMFAGRLQPALKACDRMEYWLPDDFMRTPNPPIADWLEGFLTFRVHILVRFGRWADLLSYPFPEDRAFYSVTTTTIHYGRAIALALTDRLDEARAERQEFRAARKRIQPGRQAVPNEWSDIFDVGEEMLSGEIEYRSGNVEVGFAHLRKSIQLCDNLIYAEPWGWMQPPRHAYGALLLEQGRVDEAAIAYAEDLGFVTTLPRALRHPNNVWALHGYHECLVKLGRTEEARKIKRDLDLALAGADVKIESSCLCRRVKQCC